A stretch of Aedes aegypti strain LVP_AGWG chromosome 2, AaegL5.0 Primary Assembly, whole genome shotgun sequence DNA encodes these proteins:
- the LOC5564671 gene encoding proteasome maturation protein, whose product MCQTDRKTAASLRILIYTSEQFCESCEFALKMEASIKVAPQMPSTFKEFAGHVAPLDESCAAQLQTVHPLKQSELNYEQHRQNLNFQMLRNREGLAAPLKLTMELKSVSRVGHMPFLPSTNVARDVLTGRDELVDFTDLFNNEENSEFMRQPHAVMEKTLGIL is encoded by the exons ATGTGCCAGACTGATCGGAAAACAGCAGCATCATTGCGAATTTTGATTTATACATCGGAACAGTTTTGTGAATCTTGTGAATTTGCTTTAAAAATG GAGGCTTCAATTAAAGTGGCTCCCCAGATGCCTAGCACCTTCAAAGAATTTGCCGGTCATGTTGCTCCACTAGACGAAAGCTGTGCTGCCCAGCTTCAAACCGTACATCCTTTGAAGCAGTCGGAACTGAAC TACGAACAACACCGGCAGAACTTGAACTTCCAAATGCTCCGCAATCGCGAAGGTCTGGCCGCCCCCTTGAAGCTTACCATGGAGTTGAAATCGGTGTCCCGCGTGGGCCATATGCCGTTCCTGCCGTCCACCAATGTGGCGCGGGATGTCCTCACTGGACGGGACGAGCTGGTCGACTTTACCGATCTGTTCAACAACGAGGAAAACTCGGAATTCATGCGACAGCCGCATGCCGTGATGGAGAAAACTCTCGGCATTTTGtag